The region GCGCAAGGCCGTGCGGGCGGGCGAGCTCGACGAGGACCGGATCGACCGCTCGCTGCGGCGCATCCTGGAACTCAAGGTGCGCCGGGGGCTGTTCGACGATCCGTACACCAGCGACCGCGCGGTCAACCGCACGGTGGGCACCCGGGAGCACCGTGCCACCGCCGACCGGATCGCCGAGCGCACCACCACGCTGATCACCAACCGTGGCGGGCTGCTGCCGCTGTCGCCGCGCCGCCGGCACGACCTGCTGGTGGTGGGGGTGGACGCCGCCGCGCCCTCGGGCACCGGCGGCCCGCCGACGGCCGTCCTGGCCCGCGCCCTGTCCGGCCTCGGCTTCAAGGCGGAGGCGCTGCCCACCGGCACCGGCGACTCGCCCGGCCCCTCGCCCGAGCGGATCGAGGCGGCGGTCGCGGCGGCGCGGGGGCGGGACGCGGTGATCGTGGCGACGTACGACATCGCGGCCGGGTCCGCCCAGCGCACCCTGGTCGCACGGCTGGTGGCTACCGGGGTGCCGGTGGTGCATCTGGCGCTGCGCGATCCGTACGACATCGCGCGGCTGGGCGGACGCGGCACGGAGCCCGGGGCGTCGCTGGCCACGTACTGCTGGACGGATGTGGAGCTGCGCGCCGCCGCCCGGGTGATCGCGGGGCGGGTCACCCCGCGCGGCAAACTGCCGGTCGCGGTGCGGCGCGCGGACGACCCGTCCCGGGAGCTGTACCCGATCGGGCACGGGCTGGGGTATTGAGCGTCGGTCAGATCACCGAGCGGATCGTGCCGCCGTCCACGCGGAGCGTGGCGCCGCTGACGTAGGCGCCGTACGGACCGGCCAGATAGGCGACGGCACCCGCGATCTCCTCGGGGCGGCCGAATCGGCCGATGTCGTTGGGCACGAAGTCGCGCGCGGCGTTGGGCTCGATCTCCTCCCAGGACTCGCCCCAGCCGTGCTCCGGCGCGAGATCGGTCACCAGCTCCTTCACCGAGTCGACGAGGATCGCCCCGGGAGAGACCACGTTGGACGTCACCCCGGTGTCCTTCAGCTCGCGCGCCAGCGAGACGGCGAGGTTGTGACGCGCCGCGAGCGTGGCGTTGTAGTGGGGTTGCTCGGACATCGGCTGCGAGGCGAGGCCGCCGCCGATCTGGATCACCCGGCCCCAGCCGCGCTCGCGCATCCCCGGCACCAGCCGCTGGATCATGCGTACGGCGGAGATCACGTTGATCTCGTACAACAGGGCCCACATGTCCGGGGTGGCCTCGGCCCAGCGGTGCGGGTGGCCGTACGCACCGGCGTTGTTGACCAGGATGTCGGCCGCACCGGCGACAGCGGCCACCGCGTCGGCGCCCTGGTCCGTGGCGAGGTCGCCGACCGCCACGGCGGCCGCGCCGATCTCCTCCGCCACCCCGTGGGTCCGGGCCTCGTCCCGGCCGTGCACCACGACATCGGCGCCCTCGGCGGCGAGCAGCCGGGCGATCGCCGCGCCTAGCCCGGAGCTGGAACCGGTCACGAGGGCCCGGCGGCCCGTCAGCTTCAGGTCCATCGTGGCGTCCTTCGATCATGTCCACGGATACGGAGACGGATACGGAGACGGATACGGAGACGGATACGGAGACGGATGGAGACATGATCCAGTTTGCCCGCGAAGAGGGTGCCCGCCGGGGCGGACACCCTCTTCGCCCACGAATGGGCTCGCTTACGGCCGCAAGGCCGGTTCGCGCTCGACCTCGCGGCGGTCCAGCTTGGCGTCATGCCGGGCGAGCGGCTCGCTGGTCGGGCTGACGCCCGCCCACCGCTGCACCTCCGCCGTGGCCTCGGCCTTCTCCTCGCCCGTGAGCTGGGCGATGCTGGAGCCGTGGTTGCCACCGGCGACCGTGTAGACGTGAGAGTCCTTGGCGCCCTTGCCGACCCGGAAGCGCTCGGCGCCCCACGGGTCGTTCTGGCCGTAGACGAAGAGCATCCGCCGTGCGTCATGCCGCACCCAGTTGTCGACGTCCCGCATCACGCCCTGCTTGAACCGCATCGGGATGTCGCGCGGCACGTAGTTGCGCGGGGCGTAGATGCCGGGGTAGCGCAGCAGCCCGTCCAGGTGCGGGGTCTCGAAGGTGGGCGAGCCGAGCTCGGTGCCCGCCTGGTAGTAGTACGGCGTGTAGGTTTCCAGGCCCTGGTCGGTGTAGGCGGAGAAGCCCGAGATCTCGTCGATGAAGCCGTACAGCTCGTCGGTCGACGCGGTCGGGGCGGGGACGTCCGCGCAGTCCTTCAGCAGGTGGTACTGCCAGAAGGTCCACACCAGGTCCAGGACGACGTTCTCGTACGCCTTGTCGGCGCTGCCGACGACGGTGAAGGTCTGCTTCTCGTCGTCCGCCCACTTCTGGTAGCGCCGCACGATCTCGTCGCGCCGCACCAGCGCCTCGCGCTGCACCGCGTTGAGCTTGGTGCGGCATTCGGCCGTGCCGACGCCCGCGAAGAAGCGGTCGTAGGAGGAGTCCTCGTTGTTGGCCACGTCGTTGGGCGCGACATACGCGACGGTGCCGTCCATGTCGTGCGGGTAGAAGCGGCGGTAGTAGGTGGCCGTCATACCGCCCTTGCTGCCGCCGGTGGCCAGCCACTTCTTGCCGTAGATGGGCTTCAGGGCCCGGTAGAGGCGGTGCTGGTCGCCGGCGGCCTGCCGGATGTCCAGCTTGGACCAGTCGGCGGGCTGGGGCCGGGAGGGAGTGAAGAAACGGTACTCCATGGACACCTGGTTGCCGTCCACCAGTTGCGTCGGCTCACTGCGGCGCGGTGCGGTGGTGACGTTGTAGCCCGAGGTGTAGAAGACCGTGGGCCGGTCGGTGGCCTTGTGCAGCAGGGTGAACCGCTGCGGATAGGTGCCCTTGGAGGGATGCCGGTGGTCCACCGGCTGGGCGTAGGTGAAGACGAGGAAGCGATAGCCCTCGTAGGGCTGCTCCGCCACGAAACGCATCCCGGGAATCGCCAGGACACGCTCCTTGATATCCGGCTGAGCGGGGGCGGCCGGCTCCGCGGACGCGCCTCCGGCGCCCGCACCGACCGCCCCCATCAGTATCGCGAGCGCCAACAGCCATCTGAGCATCTTGCGCATGCGCCCTCCCCTTGTTGCCGTGATGACCCTTACGGCCCGAGAATTCCCACAGGCCGCCGAGAACCTATCCGGGCACACACTCGGGTCGCCAGAGGTCGTCGTTCCTCCAACACGACGCCGAATACGGAGAGTTGTTACCGTCGCCCTCTTTCGTAGCGGGCTGTGATGGCTCATGCTGCCTGTATGGACCGAGACGAACGGCACGACCGGAGTGAACGGGCCGAGCGGCTGACGCGGTATCTGAACGAATTGCAGGAACGAATCGACCCCCGCTCGCTCGAGCTGCTGATGCGGCTGCTGCGCGAGTTGAGCACCTCACCGGCCGTCCGCGGGGGGACGTACGAGCTCGGTATGGGGCCGGAGGAGAAAGAGCTGTTCACCCCCGCCCTCCAGGCCGAGCTGCTGGTGCTGTTCGGCCTGCTCACTTCCCAGGACGAGCGGGTGGTGGTCGACCTCGGCGACACCCCGCACGCCAAGGGCATGAAGGTGCTGGTGCCTCAGGAGCGGGCGGGGGACCCCGATTTCCTGCACCGCCACAAGCAGCGGGTGGCGGCCGAGGCGGAGCAGCGGGAGCAGGACCGGCGGGAGGTGGAGGCCATAGCGAGGGCCAGCGGCATGGAACCGTGACGTTACCGTACGTAACAGCGGGCGAACGCTGAGCGTCACCGCCGTACGGCGGATGACCGGTGCACACCCCACCGCACCACCCACACCGCCCCCGCGACGCGGGCCCATCCGGCGCGCTGCCACGCGACGAAGGGCCCACGCGACGGCGGGGCCACCGGCGAGCTCCCGCCGGGCTCCACGTGGCGCTCTCAGCGGATCGCCGTAAGCCGGCCGCGGCTCAGGAGGCCCTGAAGGGCGCGGGGCTGTGTCGATGTGCGGCACCGCCGCGTGGGCACGACCGGCCACGACGGCGCCGCAGACGGTCGACGCCGGGTCGGGGCACTTCCAGCGGCGCGCTCAGACGGCCGCGGGGGCCGTCTCGCCCATGAACGTGCGCCACAGCGCGGCGTACCGGCCGCCCCGCGCCACCAGCTCCTCATGAGTGCCGTCCTCGACGACCCGGCCATGGTCCAGGACCACCACCCGGTCCGCACGAGCGGCGGTGGTCAGCCGGTGCGCGACGACCAGCGTGGTGCGCCGTCCCGTCAGGCGGTCCGTGGCCTGGTTGACCAGGGCCTCGGTGGCCAGATCGAGCGCGGCCGTGGCCTCGTCGAGCAGCAGGATGTCCGGGTTCACCAGCTCGGCGCGCGCCAGCGCGATCAACTGCCGCTGCCCGCCGGAGAGATTGCGCCCGCGCTCGGAGACCTCGTGCAGATAGCCACCGTCGAGCGACGCCACCATGGCATGGGCGCCGACCGCCCGCGCGGCCGCCTCCACCTCCGCGTCGCTCGCGCCGGGCCGTCCGTAGGCGATGGCGTCGCGCACCGTCCCGGGGAAGAGATACGGCTCCTGCGGGACCACCCCGAGGTGGCCGCGGTACCCGGTGAGGTCGAGCTCGCGCAGATCCGCGCCGTCCACCCGCACCGCGCCCCCGGTCGGGTCGTAGAACCGGGCCACCAGCTTGACCAGGGTGGACTTACCGGCCCCGGTCTCCCCGACGAACGCCACGGTCTGCCCCGCGGGGATCGTGAGCGAGATGCCCGCCAGCGCCTCCTCGTCGTCCCCGTACCGGAACCGCACATCGTCGAAGGCGATCTCGCCGCGCGTGGTGCGCACCTCGCGCGGATCGTCGGCGACCGGTGTGGTGGTGGGCTCGCGCAGCAGCTCCTGGATGCGGCCCAGGGACACCGATGCCTGCTGATAGCCGTCGAAGACCTGGGAGAGCTGCTGGACGGGGGCGAAGAACAGGTCGATGTAGAGGAGATAGGCCACCAGCGCGCCGGCCGACAGCGTGTTGTCCCCGACCCGCCCGGCGCCCACGATGAGCACCAGCGCGGAGGCCACGGACGACAGCAGTTGCACGAACGGGAAGTACACCGAGATCAGCCGCTGACCGCGCAACCGCGCCTGGCGGTAGGCGTCGCTGCGCGCCGCGAACCGCTCCCGGCCGGACCGCTCGCGCCGGAACGCCTGCACGATCCGCAGCCCCGCCACGCTCTCCTGCAGATCCGCGTTGACCACGCTCACGCGCTCGCGGGCCAGTTCGTACGCCTTGACGCTGAGGCGCCGGAAGACGATGGTGCCGATGATGAGCGGCGGGAGGGTCAGGAAGACCACCAGCGCGAGGCCCACGTCGATGATGAGCAGCGCGACCAGGATGCCGAAGAAGGTCAGCAGACTGACGACGGCGGTGACCAGGCCGGTCTGGAGGAACGTGGACAGCGCGTCGACGTCGGTGGTCATCCGCGTCATGATCTTGCCGCTCAGCTCGCGCTCGTAGTAGTCGAGGCCGAGCCGCTGCAGTTGCGCGAAGATCTTGACGCGCAGTGCGTAGAGCACCCGTTCACCGGTCCGCCCGGTCATCCGCGTCTCGCCGATCTGGGCGGCCCACTGCACGAGGACGACGAGGAGCGCGAGCCCGGAGGCGGCCCACACCGCCCCGAGCGCGAGCCGCTGGACGCCCTGGTCGATCCCGTGCCGGATGAGCACGGGCAGCAGCAGCCCGGCGACCGCGTCCACGGCGACGAGCAGCAGCGCGACCGCCAGCGGCGCCCCGAAGCCGCGCAGCAGCAGCCGCAGCCCGTAGGTCTCCTCGGGGCGGGTGGCCTGCTCCTCGTCGATATCGGGGGTGTCGGTGGCGGGCGGCAGGGCGGCGACCTTGGCGAGCAGCTCGGGGGTGGCGGGCATCCCGGACAGCGCCCCGGCGATCCCGGGCCCGGCCACGGCCGCGGCTCCCGGTCCCGCTCCCGTGTCGTCCTTACGGCCGTCACCATCGGGCCGCACCCATAGCTCCGGGGTCACCCCGCCGGGCCGGGGGCAGCCGTCGGCGTGCTCGGGGTCGTCCCCGCCGCGCGGCCGGCCCCGCCCGTTACCGCCGTCCGACCGTGCCCACGGCTCGGTCGCCACCCCGTCGCGAGCCGTCTCACCGGCGGCATGCCCGGGATCGTCGCCACCACGCGCCTGTAGGCCCACCGCCAGGCACGGGCACTCCTCGCCGCCATGCGCCGCGCCGTCGCCGTCCGCGGACGGCCCGCCGTCGATACCCGGCTCGGCCAACCCCGTCGCGGCGGACTCCCCGCCGAACGCCCCGGCGAGGCCCACCGCGTGCGCGGAGGCGTCGCCGCCGCGCGGCTCGGCATGGGCCGGGGCCGGGCCGTCGCCGCCTGGGGCGGCGACGGCCTCGGACCCGTCCGCCAGCAGCCGCCGGTACACGGCGCTGCGCGCCCGCAGCTCCTCGTCGGTGCCCACGTCCACGACCCGGCCCCGGTCCAGGACCGCGATGCGGTCGGCGAGGGCGAGCGTGGAGGGGCGGTGGGCGATCAGCAGGGTCGTACGGCCCGCCATGACGCCCCGGAGCGCCTCGTGGATCTCGTGCTCGACGCGCGCGTCCACCGCCGAGGTCGCGTCGTCGAGGACGAGCAGCCGGGGGTCGGTGAGGATCGCGCGGGCCAGGGCCAGCCGCTGGCGCTGGCCGCCGGAGAGGGTCAGCCCCTGCTCGCCGACCTCGGTGTCATAGCCGTTCGGCAGTGCGGAGATGAAGCCGTCGGCCTGGGCGGCGCGGGCGGCGGCCCGGATCCGCTCCTCGCTCGCGTCGGGCCGCCCGTAGGCGAGGTTGGCGCGCACGGTGTCGGAGAAGAGGAAGCTGTCCTCCGGCACCATCCCGACCGCCCCGCGCAGCGAGTCGTACGTCAGCTCCCGCACATCGTGGCCGCCGATCCGCACCGCGCCCGACGACACGTCGTAGAAGCGCGGCAGCAGCATGGACAGCGTCGACTTGCCGCTTCCGGAGGCGCCCACGACGGCCAGGGTCTCGCCCGGTTCGATCCGCAGGGACACCTCGGAGAGCACCGGGCGCTCGGGGTCGTAGCCGAAGCTCACCCGGTCGAACTCGACCGTCGCGGGGGCGTCCTCGGGAAGCTCCCGGGCGCCGGGGCGCTCGTCGATGACCGGCTCGGTGTCGATGAGCTCGAAGACCCGCTCGACCCCGGCCCGCGCCTGCTGCCCGATGGTCAGGATCATCGTGAGCATCCGCACCGGGCCCACGAGCTGGGCGAGATACGTCGAGAAGGCCACGAAGGTGCCGAGGGTGATCTGGCCGCGGGTGGCCATCCAGCCGCCGAGCGCCAGCATGGCCACCTGGCCGAGGGCGGGGACGGCCTGGAGGGCGGGGGCGTAGCGGGAGTTCAGCCGTACGGTCCGCAGCCGGGCGGCGAACAGCCGGCGGCCGACCGCCCGCAGCTTGTCGGTCTCCTGCGCCTCCTGCCCGAACCCCTTGACCACCCGGACACCGGTCACGGCCCCGTCGACGACACCCGCGACGGCGGCCGCCTGCCCCTGGGCGTACCAGGTGGCCGGGAAGAGCCGGATGCGGCTGCGCGAGGCGAGGATCCACAGGGCGGGGGCGACGGCGAGGGCGACGACGGTGAGCAGCGGTGACAGCGTCGCCATCACGACGAGCGAGACCAGGAAGAGGAGGACGTTGCCGATCATCATCGGCACCATGAAGAGCAGGCCCTGGATGAGCTGGAGGTCGCTGGTGGCCCGGCCGATGATCTGGCCGGTGGAGAGGTTGTCCTGCCGTCGGCCGTCGAAGCGGGCGATGGACGCGTACATCTCGGTGCGCAGGGCGTGCTGGACGTCGAGGGCGAGCCGTCCGCCGTAGAAGCGGCGGATGTAGGTGAGGACGTAGACCACGAGGGCGGCGACGATCAGCAGGGTGGCCCAGGGGGCGAGGGACCGGTCGTGCTGGACGATCACATCGTCGATGATCAGCTTCGGCACCAGCGGGACGAGCGCCATGACGGCCATTCCGGCGAGCGAGGCACCCAGGGCGAGCAGCACATCCTTGCGGTACAGCCAGCTATAGCCGAACAGCCGCCTTACCCAGCCCTGCCCGGTATCCGACCCGTCCACATCCGGTCCGCCCGTATCCTTTTTGCCCGTTTCATCCGTTATGTCCGTCCCTACGCCCGCCACCCGTTGACCTCCCGATCCGCACACGCTTCCGGACAGAACCAACACACTGATGTGCGGATTTCATCCTTCAGCAACAATCGGACCGGGTCACCTCCGGCCGGGCCGCCGCCTCGGCCCGCTCCGCCCCGCCCGGATACGCGTTCGCGGAATCGCCCAAAAGCGGACTGTTCAATACCGGACCGTTCATCAAACACTTAGCGGTGCCGTCTAAGGTCGCGTCCACCGAAAAGCTCACCACCGTACGGCGAAAGGGTGATGATCGTGACGGGACTCCAGATCGACGACATCCCGCCCGCGGAGCGATTCGCGGCCTGGCGCGCCCTGTGCGAGCTGACGGCGATACCGATGGAGCTCCGCAGCGACCATGAGCACGACTTCCGCGCGAGCGTACGGGGCGGAGTGAGCCTCGGCGAGGTGATGCTGACCTCCACCTCCGTACCGTCACTGCGGAACGAGCGGACGGCGGCCCATATCCGCCGCTCCGACCCGGAGCTCTACCATCTGCGGCTCACCCTGCGCGGTGAGAGCGATGTGCGCCACGGGGACACCGAAGCCACGGTCGGCGCCCGGCAGCTCATGCTCACCTCGACCTCCACGCCGTATCTGGCGGTGTGCGAGCGCGGCAGGGTCGACGGGATGACGATCACCCTCGACCCCTCGCTGCTGCCGTTCCCGGCGGCCGAGCTCAACCGGCTGCTCGGGCAGCGGCTGTCCGGGCGCTCCGGGATCGGGGCCATGCTCGCCGACTTCCTCATCCGGCTGGCCGCCGAATCCGACCGCTACGGCCCGGCCGACGCACCGCGCCTCGGCACCGTCGCCGTCGATCTGCTCAACGCGCTGCTCGCGCATGAGCTGGACGCCGGTGCCGAGGCGCGCGCCGAGAACCGGCTCACCCCCGAGAGCCGTCGGCGCACCCTGCGGTTACGCATCGAGGAATTCGTCCGGCAGAACCTGCACAGCCCGGGGCTCACCCCGGCGTCGATCGCCGCGGCCCATCACATCTCGCTCCGGTACCTCTACCGCCTCTTCGAGGAGCAGGGGCACCCGGTCTCCGCGTGGATCCGCGCCCAGCGCCTGGAACGCTGCCGCCGCGACCTCGCCGATCCCGCCCTGGGCGACACCCCCATCCATGTCATCGCCGCCCGCTGGGGTTTCAGCCACGCCGCGGACTTCAGCCGTGCCTTCCGCGGCGCCTATGGCGTGCCCCCACGGGACTTCCGCCATACGGCGCTGTGGACGAACAGGTGAGCGGGGCTCCCCCCGTGGTAACCCTGCTCACCCGTCACTGATCAGCATGGGCCCGGCGGGGCCGGGATGTCGTTGGCCTGCTGTGCACAGTGCCTTGATGCTCTGTGCACGGACCGCACTATCCCGCCTGCCAGGCCGTCACTTGGCCCGGGTCACCCGCAACTCCTCGATGCCTGCGCGCTTCTTGTCGTCCGCCGAGCGCAGGGTGACGCGGACGTAGCGGGCCGGGCCGCTCGTCCCCTCACGCCAGTGGCGGCCGTCGAGCGAGGTCCGCACCTCATGGGAGGC is a window of Streptomyces violaceusniger Tu 4113 DNA encoding:
- a CDS encoding S28 family serine protease, translating into MRKMLRWLLALAILMGAVGAGAGGASAEPAAPAQPDIKERVLAIPGMRFVAEQPYEGYRFLVFTYAQPVDHRHPSKGTYPQRFTLLHKATDRPTVFYTSGYNVTTAPRRSEPTQLVDGNQVSMEYRFFTPSRPQPADWSKLDIRQAAGDQHRLYRALKPIYGKKWLATGGSKGGMTATYYRRFYPHDMDGTVAYVAPNDVANNEDSSYDRFFAGVGTAECRTKLNAVQREALVRRDEIVRRYQKWADDEKQTFTVVGSADKAYENVVLDLVWTFWQYHLLKDCADVPAPTASTDELYGFIDEISGFSAYTDQGLETYTPYYYQAGTELGSPTFETPHLDGLLRYPGIYAPRNYVPRDIPMRFKQGVMRDVDNWVRHDARRMLFVYGQNDPWGAERFRVGKGAKDSHVYTVAGGNHGSSIAQLTGEEKAEATAEVQRWAGVSPTSEPLARHDAKLDRREVEREPALRP
- a CDS encoding ABC transporter transmembrane domain-containing protein yields the protein MDGSDTGQGWVRRLFGYSWLYRKDVLLALGASLAGMAVMALVPLVPKLIIDDVIVQHDRSLAPWATLLIVAALVVYVLTYIRRFYGGRLALDVQHALRTEMYASIARFDGRRQDNLSTGQIIGRATSDLQLIQGLLFMVPMMIGNVLLFLVSLVVMATLSPLLTVVALAVAPALWILASRSRIRLFPATWYAQGQAAAVAGVVDGAVTGVRVVKGFGQEAQETDKLRAVGRRLFAARLRTVRLNSRYAPALQAVPALGQVAMLALGGWMATRGQITLGTFVAFSTYLAQLVGPVRMLTMILTIGQQARAGVERVFELIDTEPVIDERPGARELPEDAPATVEFDRVSFGYDPERPVLSEVSLRIEPGETLAVVGASGSGKSTLSMLLPRFYDVSSGAVRIGGHDVRELTYDSLRGAVGMVPEDSFLFSDTVRANLAYGRPDASEERIRAAARAAQADGFISALPNGYDTEVGEQGLTLSGGQRQRLALARAILTDPRLLVLDDATSAVDARVEHEIHEALRGVMAGRTTLLIAHRPSTLALADRIAVLDRGRVVDVGTDEELRARSAVYRRLLADGSEAVAAPGGDGPAPAHAEPRGGDASAHAVGLAGAFGGESAATGLAEPGIDGGPSADGDGAAHGGEECPCLAVGLQARGGDDPGHAAGETARDGVATEPWARSDGGNGRGRPRGGDDPEHADGCPRPGGVTPELWVRPDGDGRKDDTGAGPGAAAVAGPGIAGALSGMPATPELLAKVAALPPATDTPDIDEEQATRPEETYGLRLLLRGFGAPLAVALLLVAVDAVAGLLLPVLIRHGIDQGVQRLALGAVWAASGLALLVVLVQWAAQIGETRMTGRTGERVLYALRVKIFAQLQRLGLDYYERELSGKIMTRMTTDVDALSTFLQTGLVTAVVSLLTFFGILVALLIIDVGLALVVFLTLPPLIIGTIVFRRLSVKAYELARERVSVVNADLQESVAGLRIVQAFRRERSGRERFAARSDAYRQARLRGQRLISVYFPFVQLLSSVASALVLIVGAGRVGDNTLSAGALVAYLLYIDLFFAPVQQLSQVFDGYQQASVSLGRIQELLREPTTTPVADDPREVRTTRGEIAFDDVRFRYGDDEEALAGISLTIPAGQTVAFVGETGAGKSTLVKLVARFYDPTGGAVRVDGADLRELDLTGYRGHLGVVPQEPYLFPGTVRDAIAYGRPGASDAEVEAAARAVGAHAMVASLDGGYLHEVSERGRNLSGGQRQLIALARAELVNPDILLLDEATAALDLATEALVNQATDRLTGRRTTLVVAHRLTTAARADRVVVLDHGRVVEDGTHEELVARGGRYAALWRTFMGETAPAAV
- a CDS encoding helix-turn-helix domain-containing protein, yielding MIVTGLQIDDIPPAERFAAWRALCELTAIPMELRSDHEHDFRASVRGGVSLGEVMLTSTSVPSLRNERTAAHIRRSDPELYHLRLTLRGESDVRHGDTEATVGARQLMLTSTSTPYLAVCERGRVDGMTITLDPSLLPFPAAELNRLLGQRLSGRSGIGAMLADFLIRLAAESDRYGPADAPRLGTVAVDLLNALLAHELDAGAEARAENRLTPESRRRTLRLRIEEFVRQNLHSPGLTPASIAAAHHISLRYLYRLFEEQGHPVSAWIRAQRLERCRRDLADPALGDTPIHVIAARWGFSHAADFSRAFRGAYGVPPRDFRHTALWTNR
- a CDS encoding SDR family NAD(P)-dependent oxidoreductase, yielding MDLKLTGRRALVTGSSSGLGAAIARLLAAEGADVVVHGRDEARTHGVAEEIGAAAVAVGDLATDQGADAVAAVAGAADILVNNAGAYGHPHRWAEATPDMWALLYEINVISAVRMIQRLVPGMRERGWGRVIQIGGGLASQPMSEQPHYNATLAARHNLAVSLARELKDTGVTSNVVSPGAILVDSVKELVTDLAPEHGWGESWEEIEPNAARDFVPNDIGRFGRPEEIAGAVAYLAGPYGAYVSGATLRVDGGTIRSVI